Proteins from one Planctomyces sp. SH-PL62 genomic window:
- a CDS encoding glycosyltransferase family 4 protein, giving the protein MRLGFDGTCLANRRGFGRFARRLLAAVAPRAVDRGHEVVVVIDGPSAATVELPEGVEPIVVGVRESPSAAASARGRRGLLDMLAMGRAVSRAKLDLMYFPATYSFYPVWGVPRVVVTMHDTLTLEHPELVFPTRRGRAAWTLKEWVARRSSDRIVTVSETSKRYLMDRLGLDADRLRIVGEAADPAFRPLRDEARADEALGRYGVPAGSRFLLYVGGLSPHKNLLRLVEAFAAATPDDVLLVLTGDFQDVFHTHVPEIRGAIARLGLEGRVLLPGFVPDEDLVALYSRTYALVFPSLLEGFGLPAVEAMACGAPVVASRAGSLPEVVGDAGLFFDPLDVPDMAAALDAILRDPDLRDALAARALRRSATFDWDRSATALLACFEELAPRGSSSRTTRGVRATGEELGLNETARDAHLNDRRSRE; this is encoded by the coding sequence ATGCGACTTGGTTTCGACGGAACCTGCCTGGCGAACCGCCGGGGATTCGGCCGGTTCGCCCGTCGCCTGCTCGCGGCCGTCGCCCCTCGCGCCGTCGATCGCGGACACGAGGTCGTCGTCGTGATCGACGGCCCCTCCGCGGCGACCGTCGAACTCCCCGAGGGAGTCGAACCGATCGTCGTGGGCGTGCGCGAATCCCCCAGCGCGGCGGCCTCGGCGCGGGGACGGCGCGGGCTGCTCGACATGCTGGCGATGGGCCGGGCCGTCTCGCGGGCGAAGCTCGACCTGATGTACTTCCCGGCCACCTACAGCTTCTACCCGGTCTGGGGCGTCCCCCGGGTCGTGGTCACGATGCACGACACGCTGACCCTGGAACACCCGGAGTTGGTCTTCCCGACCCGTCGCGGGCGGGCCGCCTGGACGCTGAAGGAGTGGGTCGCAAGGCGTTCGTCGGACCGGATCGTGACCGTCTCGGAGACCTCGAAGCGCTACCTGATGGATCGCCTGGGGCTGGACGCCGACCGCCTGCGGATCGTCGGCGAGGCGGCCGACCCCGCGTTCCGGCCGCTGCGCGACGAGGCCCGCGCGGACGAGGCGCTGGGGCGGTACGGCGTCCCGGCCGGGTCCCGGTTCCTGCTCTACGTCGGCGGCCTCAGCCCGCACAAGAACCTCCTGAGGCTCGTCGAGGCGTTCGCGGCAGCGACCCCGGACGACGTGCTCCTCGTCCTGACGGGCGACTTCCAGGATGTCTTCCACACACACGTCCCGGAGATCCGAGGCGCGATCGCCCGGCTGGGCCTGGAGGGCCGGGTCCTGCTGCCGGGGTTCGTCCCCGACGAGGACCTCGTCGCCCTCTACAGCCGGACGTACGCCCTGGTCTTCCCTTCGCTCCTGGAAGGTTTCGGCCTGCCGGCGGTCGAGGCCATGGCCTGCGGCGCGCCGGTGGTCGCCAGCCGGGCGGGCTCGCTCCCCGAGGTCGTCGGCGACGCGGGACTTTTCTTCGACCCGCTCGACGTGCCCGACATGGCCGCCGCGCTCGACGCGATCCTCCGCGATCCGGACCTCCGCGACGCGCTCGCGGCCAGGGCCCTCCGACGCTCGGCTACCTTCGACTGGGACCGCTCCGCGACGGCCCTGCTCGCCTGCTTCGAAGAACTCGCCCCCCGGGGCTCCTCGTCGCGAACGACGCGTGGCGTGCGGGCGACGGGAGAGGAACTGGGGTTGAACGAAACCGCTCGGGATGCGCATCTAAACGATCGAAGGAGCCGGGAGTGA
- a CDS encoding metallophosphoesterase, producing the protein MVPTLLFYAAFAIGEAVCLAVAVNVTHGYPWRVRWVEKATLIILAACGVVSFELTRRYWLVPVSEWPTLLVGFAVACCLAALVGLPLATYARSRRSRSWREIPRERRDALQDAPRHEFIGDGPRSWMLKLPGNTSLHLETHDWSVTLPQLPAEMDGISILHLTDLHFSRAYDRRYFEAVCDVASDMPADLVFVTGDLIDDSECIEWIAPLLERLPGPLGRFAILGNHDHHHDMERIAAAVADGGFTVLDGEVATIDLNGRKLAVGGTCAPWGPDIPDAAIPPADFSMLLSHTPDRVYRAARQGWDFILSGHNHGGQIRLPVVGPILMPSVYSRRFEHGFFRVSPSLMYVSQGVGAKHPIRYGCTPEISRFTLVRAAAQAPRDQAAPQRAWVGR; encoded by the coding sequence TTGGTCCCAACCCTCTTGTTCTACGCGGCGTTCGCGATCGGCGAGGCGGTCTGCCTGGCCGTTGCGGTGAACGTCACGCACGGCTACCCGTGGAGGGTCCGCTGGGTCGAGAAGGCGACGCTGATCATCCTCGCGGCCTGCGGCGTGGTCTCGTTCGAGCTGACGCGCCGCTACTGGCTCGTCCCGGTCTCGGAATGGCCCACCTTGCTGGTCGGCTTCGCCGTCGCCTGCTGCCTGGCGGCGCTCGTCGGCCTGCCGCTGGCGACGTACGCCCGGTCGCGACGCTCGCGAAGCTGGCGGGAGATCCCTCGCGAACGCCGGGACGCCCTCCAGGACGCCCCCCGTCACGAGTTCATCGGCGACGGCCCGCGCTCCTGGATGCTGAAGCTGCCGGGGAACACCTCGCTCCACCTGGAAACCCACGACTGGTCGGTGACGCTCCCCCAGCTCCCGGCCGAGATGGACGGGATCTCGATCCTCCACCTGACCGACCTGCACTTCTCGCGAGCCTACGACCGTCGCTACTTCGAGGCGGTCTGCGACGTCGCCTCCGACATGCCGGCGGACTTGGTCTTCGTGACCGGCGACCTGATCGACGACTCGGAATGCATCGAGTGGATCGCGCCCTTGCTCGAGCGCCTGCCGGGCCCGCTGGGTCGGTTCGCGATCCTCGGCAACCACGACCATCATCACGACATGGAGCGGATCGCCGCCGCCGTGGCCGACGGCGGCTTCACGGTCCTCGACGGCGAGGTCGCCACGATCGACCTGAACGGCCGCAAGCTGGCCGTCGGCGGTACGTGCGCGCCCTGGGGGCCCGACATCCCCGACGCCGCCATCCCCCCCGCCGACTTCTCGATGCTCCTGAGCCACACGCCGGACCGGGTTTACCGGGCGGCCCGCCAGGGCTGGGACTTCATCCTCTCGGGCCACAACCACGGCGGCCAGATTCGCCTCCCGGTGGTCGGGCCGATCCTCATGCCCAGCGTGTACAGCCGACGCTTCGAGCACGGCTTCTTCCGGGTCTCCCCCTCGCTGATGTACGTCAGCCAGGGGGTCGGGGCCAAGCACCCGATCCGGTACGGCTGCACGCCGGAGATCAGCCGGTTCACGCTCGTCCGCGCCGCAGCCCAGGCGCCCCGCGACCAGGCCGCGCCCCAGCGGGCCTGGGTCGGAAGGTGA